The genomic stretch TGCGGACGCGGTCGGTTTGGAAGGTGCTGCTGACGCGTTCGAGGTTGCGCAGGGAGAGCTGGAGGCGGTAGGTTTCGACGGTGAGGTCGCGTCGGCTGGTGATGAGTTCGTTGAGGGCGGTCAGGACATCGAGGTTGGCGGCGTCGCCGGATTTGTAGCGCTCCTGAAGTTCGGCGTAGCTCACCTCGGCGGCCTGGACCTGCACGCGCAAGATGTTGAGGGTTTCGCTGAGGCGGCGGGCGTCGAGCCAGGCGTCTTTGACTTCCTGTTCGACTTGTTTGATGAGCTGTTGTTGCTGGAGTCGGGATTGCTGGGCGTCGAGGGTGGCGGCGCGGACGTCGATGGCTTTTTGCCCGGCGCTGTAGAGGGGGACGCGGAGGGAGAGGCTGCCCTGAACGTCGTTTTCAAAGCGGGGGTTGCCGCCGGATTGGTCACTGGTGGAGGCATCAACATTGGCGGAGATGCTGGGGAGGTAGCTGGAGCGGACTTCTTTGATGCGTTCGTCGTTCTGACGGATGAGAAGGTCCTGGCTGCGAATGTCTTCGCGTTGGGTGAGGGCGTCGCGCAGGAGGTAGTCGAAGCGGGGGATGGTGGTTTTGTGACCGGGCGGGAGGGCGACGCGGAAGTTGAGGTCGTTGTCGAGGTTGAGGATGTTGGCCAGGATGTTGCGCAGGGATTCGAGGGTGCTGGTGTCTTCGATGAGGGTGCGTCGGGCGGTTTCGGTGGTGACCTGGGCGCGGAGGGGGTCGGAGCGGGTGGTGTCACCGGCATCGAGCCTCGCCTGGGCGATGTCTTGTTGTTCGGCAGCGAGGCGGAGAGACTCTTTGTCGACTTCGACGATTTCCTGTTGGGTGAGGACGTCGTAATAAGCCTGGGCGACGCCGAATAAGGTTTCGCGGATCTGGCGCTGGTAGTCGGCTCCGGCAGCGGCGACGGCGAGTTTGCCACGGCGCAGGGCGGGGAAGAAGGTGGGATCGAAAATCGGCTGACTGAGAGTGATGCCTCCGCTGTTGGTGGATCGGCGTCCGGCGGCATTGCGGGAGTCTCGTGCGGAGATCCCGGCATCGGCGCTGATGGTGGGGGTCAGTTTGACCCAGGCGCGGGCGGGATCGAGTTGGGCCTGCTGGATGCCGAGTTGGGCAATGGCGATGGACTGGTCGCTGGCGAGGGCGAGGTCGTAGGCGTCCTCCAGGGTAATGAGCCGGGCGGAGGAGGGGCGGGGCTGGGCTAGGGCGGCGGTGGAAGTGAGCAGGATGGTGAGAGCGAGGAGGCGGATGAGGGCAGTCATGTGGTGGTTTGGCTGCGGAGCAGGAGCAGGAGCAGAGGCAGTGTCAGGAGCAGGGTCAATGATTAGAGCTTAGGTTGAGGTGTTTAACCAGCATGAAGAGTGTTTGGTCGTGAACTTTGAACAGGGAATTCAATTTTTCTGGGAGGATGACGCGTTTCATGCCGTTGGATTGGACATGGAAAGTCGATTATTTTCGAGATCGCGACGGGATTTTTTGGTGACGGGTGCGGGGGCAGTCCTGGGGGTGTCAATGCGGGCGGAGGGGGTCGAGGTGAAAATGCCGGAGATGGTGGTGGACACGCACACGCATTTTTATGATCCATCGCGCGAAGGCGGGGTGCCCTGGCCGCAGAAGGGGTCGCCATTGTATCGGACAGTGATGCCGGCGGATTGGAAAAAGGTGGCGGCACCGTGCGGAGTGACGCACACGGTGATTGTGGAGGCGAGTTTGTTGGTGGAGGACAATCAGTGGATCCTTGATCTGGCGGAGAAGGAGAAATCCATCGTGGGGTTTGTCGGAAATCTGGATCCGATGTCGGAGGGTTTTGAGGGGAATCTTGAGCGGTTTGCGGCAAATCCCATTTTTCGGGGAATTCGGGTGAGCGGGAAGAAGTTTTCGGATTTTGCGGGCGAGGCGAAGTTTGTAAGCGGGATGAAGAAGCTGGCGGGGCTGGGGTTGTCGCTGGATGTGAACGGGGGGCATCCGATGTTGTTAAAGGCGACGGAGTTGGCGAAGGCGGTGCCGGATTTGCGGATCGTGGTGGATCACGTGGGCAGTGCGGGCGATCCGGGGATGCTCAAGGACGAATGGCGCGAGGGGATGAAGCTGGCGGGGACTTGTGGGAATGTGTTCTGCAAGGTGTCGGGTTTGCCAGAGCAGACGAAGGCGGAGTGGGGCAAGGCGCGGACGGACTTGGATTTTTACCGTCCGATTCTGAATTGGGTGTGGGAGTGTTTTGGCGAGGACCGGGTGATTTATGGAAGCAACTGGCCGGTGTCGGACAAGGGGACGGGTTATGCGGAGATGTTCGGGATCGTGAAGGGGTATTTTGCGGAGAAAGGGGAGGCGGTGATGCGGAAGTATTTCTTGGAGAACTCGCGGGTGGCTTATCGCTGGGTGGCGAGGTGATGGATGAGCCGGGCTTCAGCGCCAGGCATTAGTTCGAAGTTGCGTAATGAGTCGTTTGGGGTTTAGAACTGGGTTGATGAGGTGTTCATGGATAGTTCTGCTTGGAATGCTGGGGCTCATGTGCCCGCAGCAGGAGGCCGGGGCAGCCGTGGTGTGGCAGTCAGTGGCGGCGCCTTCGGGATTTTATAACACGGACATTGTCTATGAAAATGATGGGTCGCCAGCGGTAAACGGGAGTTTTGGTTCAAGGTATTTTTACGAGAATGGTTTGCAGGCGACGACACCGCTTGGACTGGTGTCTACGGGTGCTTATTCCCACAATTTTGAGTCCTATCTTGGCATGGGAGGGACGGTGCAGTTTCAGCTGGGTTCGTATGCGGAC from Phragmitibacter flavus encodes the following:
- a CDS encoding TolC family protein, translated to MTALIRLLALTILLTSTAALAQPRPSSARLITLEDAYDLALASDQSIAIAQLGIQQAQLDPARAWVKLTPTISADAGISARDSRNAAGRRSTNSGGITLSQPIFDPTFFPALRRGKLAVAAAGADYQRQIRETLFGVAQAYYDVLTQQEIVEVDKESLRLAAEQQDIAQARLDAGDTTRSDPLRAQVTTETARRTLIEDTSTLESLRNILANILNLDNDLNFRVALPPGHKTTIPRFDYLLRDALTQREDIRSQDLLIRQNDERIKEVRSSYLPSISANVDASTSDQSGGNPRFENDVQGSLSLRVPLYSAGQKAIDVRAATLDAQQSRLQQQQLIKQVEQEVKDAWLDARRLSETLNILRVQVQAAEVSYAELQERYKSGDAANLDVLTALNELITSRRDLTVETYRLQLSLRNLERVSSTFQTDRVRKVQSPTP
- a CDS encoding amidohydrolase family protein: MESRLFSRSRRDFLVTGAGAVLGVSMRAEGVEVKMPEMVVDTHTHFYDPSREGGVPWPQKGSPLYRTVMPADWKKVAAPCGVTHTVIVEASLLVEDNQWILDLAEKEKSIVGFVGNLDPMSEGFEGNLERFAANPIFRGIRVSGKKFSDFAGEAKFVSGMKKLAGLGLSLDVNGGHPMLLKATELAKAVPDLRIVVDHVGSAGDPGMLKDEWREGMKLAGTCGNVFCKVSGLPEQTKAEWGKARTDLDFYRPILNWVWECFGEDRVIYGSNWPVSDKGTGYAEMFGIVKGYFAEKGEAVMRKYFLENSRVAYRWVAR